The Solanum pennellii chromosome 11, SPENNV200 genome contains a region encoding:
- the LOC107004105 gene encoding pleiotropic drug resistance protein 2-like yields the protein MASSMRENELVRSMSKKASFSSASRRGSWASASLREAFGAPGGDVFVKSGRQDDEDELKWAAIERLPTYDRMRKGILKQVLDNGRVVHEQVDVANMGMHEKKQLMENILNGIDEDNERFLLRLKDRIERVGIDIPKIEIRFEHLSIEGDAYVGSRALPTLWNSTINSLEGLLGLVRLSPSKKKSVKILDDISGIVKPSKMTLLLGPPASGKTTLLKALAGKLEQDLRVKGKVTHCGHELKEFIPQRTCAYICQHDLHHGEMTVRETLDFSGRCFGIGARYELLAELSRREKDSGIKPDPEVDAFMKAISVAGQKTNLVTDSVLKILGLDICSDTMVGDEMRRGISGGQKKRVTTGEMLVGPAKVFLMDEISTGLDSSTTFQIVKYMRQMVHIMNVTMIISLLQPAPETFDLFDEIILLSEGQVVYQGPRENVLEFFESVGFKCPERKGVADFLQEVTSKKDQEQYWSKKNVPHQFVSVLDFVEHFKSFHIGLKLFGEVQVPYDRSRTHPAALVKAKYGISNKELFKACLSREWLLMKRNSFVYIFKTVQITIMAIFTFTVFFRTKMKHGEAEDGGKFYGALFFSLLNVMFNGMAELAMTIFRLPVFFKQRDALFYPAWAFALPIWLLRIPISLMESGIWILLTYYTVGFAPAADRFFRQYLAYVGIHQMALGLFRFIAALGRTQVVANTLGTFTLLSVFVLGGFIIAKDDLQPWMKWAYYLSPMSYGQNAIVLVEFLDKRWNKPNEDPSFQGKTVGIELLKARGMFTEDIWYWICVIALFAFSLFFNLCFVAALTYLKPLGDTKSIMVNEEDSQNKEKKMKVTPHEGSGKNTSEDINSNSAASATNKKGMVLPFQPLSLSFEHVNYYVDMPAEMRSQGIEETRLQLLRDVSGAFRPGVLTALMGVSGAGKTTLMDVLAGRKTGGYIEGSICVSGYPKIQGTFARVSGYCEQNDIHSPHVTVYESLLYSAWLRLPSDVNNETQMMFVEEVMELVELTLLRNSLVGLPGVDGLSTEQRKRLTIAVELVANPSIIFMDEPTSGLDARAAAIVMRAVRNTVDTGRTVVCTIHQPSIDIFESFDELFLMKRGGQVIYAGPLGRNSQHLIEYFESVPGVNKIKDGYNPATWMLEVSAASVETQFSINFAEIYTNSDLYRRNEELNKELSTPAPGSKDLYFPTKYSQPLLTQFKACLWKQHWSYWRNPQYNVIRFFMTTVIGIIFGVIFWDKGGKFEKQQNLSNLMGAMYAAVLFLGGTNTSAVQSVVAIERTVFYRERAAGMFSALPYAFAQVTVETIYVGIQTFLYSLILYSMIGFEWQADKFFWFYYYVFMCFVYFTLYGMMLVALTPNYQIAAIVMSFFLSFWNLFSGFLIPRMQIPIWWRWYYWGSPVAWTIYGLITSQLGDKTELVHIPSHDGTPTYIQLKDYLKQYLDYDYDFLGAVAAAHLAWVLLFFSVFVYAIRVLNFQKR from the exons ATGGCTTCATCAATGAGGGAAAATGAGCTGGTGAGGTCTATGAGCAAAAAGGCGAGCTTTTCGTCAGCTAGCAGGAGGGGATCTTGGGCTTCAGCAAGCCTTCGCGAGGCATTTGGTGCACCAGGAGGGGATGTTTTCGTGAAAAGCGGAAGGCAAGATGATGAAGATGAGCTGAAATGGGCTGCGATCGAGAGGCTTCCTACTTATGACAGAATGAGGAAGGGAATCTTGAAACAAGTCTTGGACAATGGGAGAGTTGTTCATGAGCAAGTTGATGTAGCTAATATGGGAATGCACGAAAAGAAGCAACTTATGGAAAATATACTAAATGGTATTGATGAAGATAATGAGAGGTTCCTTCTCAGGCTTAAAGATCGTATCGAaag GGTTGGAATCGATATTCCAAAAATCGAAATCAGGTTTGAGCACTTGTCGATTGAAGGAGATGCGTATGTTGGCAGCAGAGCGCTTCCAACACTGTGGAATTCAACAATCAACTCATTAGAG GGACTTCTCGGGCTTGTTAGGCTTTCACCGTCTAAGAAGAAATCTGTCAAAATACTGGATGACATTTCTGGAATTGTAAAACCATCTAA GATGACACTGCTTCTTGGACCTCCAGCCTCCGGAAAAACTACGTTGTTGAAGGCACTTGCAGGAAAGCTGGAGCAAGATCTTAGG GTAAAGGGGAAGGTCACCCACTGTGGTCATGAACTCAAAGAGTTCATTCCTCAGAGAACTTGTGCTTATATCTGCCAGCATGATCTTCATCATGGTGAGATGACAGTAAGAGAGACCTTGGATTTCTCGGGGCGTTGCTTTGGAATTGGTGCCAGATATGAACTTCTAGCTGAGCTCTCGAGACGAGAAAAAGATTCAGGAATTAAACCAGACCCTGAGGTAGATGCATTCATGAAAGCGATATCAGTGGCTGGGCAAAAGACCAATTTGGTCACTGACTCTGTTCTTAAG ATACTTGGACTGGATATTTGTTCTGATACAATGGTGGGTGATGAAATGAGAAGGGGTATTTCTGGTGGACAAAAGAAGCGTGTAACGACAG GAGAAATGTTGGTTGGACCTGCAAAAGTTTTTTTGATGGATGAAATCTCGACTGGCCTTGACAGTTCAACAACATTTCAAATAGTCAAATATATGAGACAGATGGTTCATATCATGAATGTGACCATGATTATCTCCCTACTTCAGCCAGCCCCAGAAACCTTTGATCTATTTGATGAGATTATCTTGCTTTCAGAAGGGCAAGTTGTCTACCAAGGTCCACGTGAAAACGTTCTTGAGTTCTTCGAGAGTGTTGGATTCAAATGTCCTGAAAGGAAAGGAGTTGCAGATTTTCTTCAGGAGGTTACTTCCAAGAAAGATCAAGAGCAATACTGGTCCAAGAAGAACGTTCCGCATCAATTTGTGTCAGTACTTGACTTTGTTGAGCACTTCAAATCCTTTCATATCGGGCTAAAGCTTTTCGGTGAAGTTCAAGTTCCTTATGACAGAAGTAGAACCCACCCTGCAGCATTGGTGAAAGCAAAGTATGGTATCTCTAACAAAGAACTCTTCAAGGCATGCTTATCAAGGGAGTGGTTGTTGATGAAACGCAACTCCTTTGTCTACATTTTCAAGACTGTTCAGATCACCATCATGGCTATCTTTACATTCACTGTATTCTTTAGAACGAAAATGAAGCACGGTGAAGCAGAAGATGGAGGAAAATTTTATGGTGCACTGTTTTTCAGCCTTCTCAATGTGATGTTCAATGGCATGGCTGAGCTTGCAATGACTATTTTCAGACTACCAGTCTTCTTTAAACAACGAGATGCTTTGTTCTATCCAGCATGGGCTTTTGCTCTTCCAATTTGGCTCCTTAGGATCCCCATCTCACTGATGGAGTCAGGAATATGGATCCTCCTCACATACTACACCGTTGGATTTGCACCTGCAGCTGATAG GTTTTTTCGGCAGTATTTGGCCTATGTGGGAATTCACCAGATGGCGTTGGGACTCTTCCGTTTCATTGCAGCCCTTGGAAGAACACAAGTAGTGGCCAACACTCTTGGTACCTTCACATTGTTGTCAGTTTTTGTCCTTGGTGGATTTATCATTGCCAAAG ATGACCTCCAACCTTGGATGAAATGGGCCTATTACCTTTCCCCCATGTCATACGGACAGAACGCAATAGTTCTTGTTGAGTTTCTTGATAAAAGATGGAATAAG CCCAATGAGGATCCAAGCtttcaagggaaaacagttggAATAGAGCTACTTAAAGCCAGAGGGATGTTCACAGAGGACATTTGGTACTGGATTTGTGTTATTGCACTGTTCGCGTTCTCATTGTTTTTCAACCTCTGCTTCGTTGCAGCACTCACATACCTAAAAC CTCTTGGAGATACTAAATCTATTATGGTGAATGAAGAAGACAGTCAAAACAAGGAAAAGAAGATGAAAGTAACGCCGCATGAAGGTTCAGGAAAGAACACTTCAGAAGATATAAATTCAAACAGTGCAGCCAGTGCAACCAACAAAAAGGGCATGGTGCTGCCCTTCCAGCCTTTGTCcctttcatttgagcatgtgaATTACTATGTTGATATGCCTGCT GAAATGAGAAGTCAAGGAATTGAAGAAACGCGACTCCAGCTTCTACGAGATGTGAGTGGTGCTTTTAGACCAGGTGTACTAACAGCATTAATGGGTGTGAGTGGTGCTGGGAAGACTACTTTGATGGATGTTTTAGCTGGAAGAAAAACCGGTGGATACATTGAAGGGAGTATCTGTGTTTCTGGTTATCCAAAGATTCAAGGGACCTTCGCTCGAGTTAGTGGCTACTGTGAACAAAATGACATTCATTCTCCACATGTCACTGTTTATGAATCTCTTCTATACTCAGCGTGGTTGCGTCTTCCTTCAGATGTCAACAACGAAACTCAAATG ATGTTCGTGGAAGAAGTGATGGAGTTGGTTGAACTTACATTATTAAGAAACTCTCTTGTTGGCCTTCCAGGAGTTGATGGATTATCGACTGAACAAAGAAAGCGGCTTACTATAGCCGTGGAGTTGGTTGCTAATCCTTCCATCATCTTCATGGATGAGCCAACATCCGGTCTGGATGCTCGAGCTGCTGCAATCGTCATGAGAGCTGTAAGGAACACTGTAGATACCGGGAGAACAGTAGTTTGCACAATTCATCAACCAAGTATAGACATATTTGAATCATTCGATGAG TTATTCTTGATGAAGAGAGGAGGACAAGTCATTTATGCTGGACCCCTCGGTCGCAATTCTCAACACTTGATAGAGTATTttgaa TCTGTTCCCGGGGTTAACAAGATCAAAGATGGATATAATCCTGCTACTTGGATGCTTGAGGTCAGTGCTGCATCCGTTGAGACTCAGTTCAGTATAAACTTTGCAGAAATCTATACAAACTCTGATCTATATAG GAGAAATGAAGAACTAAACAAGGAGCTAAGTACTCCAGCACCAGGGTCAAAAGACCTGTACTTCCCTACTAAGTACTCTCAGCCTCTATTGACTCAATTCAAGGCATGTTTATGGAAACAACATTGGTCTTACTGGAGGAATCCACAGTACAATGTCATCAGATTTTTCATGACAACGGTCATTGGAATTATATTTGGCGTCATTTTCTGGGACAAAGGAGGAAAATT TGAAAAACAGCAGAACCTTTCAAATCTTATGGGAGCAATGTATGCTGCTGTTCTATTTCTTGGAGGAACAAACACTTCTGCTGTACAATCTGTTGTAGCTATCGAGAGAACAGTGTTCTATCGTGAAAGAGCAGCAGGAATGTTTTCAGCCTTGCCATATGCTTTTGCTCAG GTGACTGTGGAAACAATCTATGTCGGGATCCAAACATTCCTTTACAGCCTAATCCTTTACTCGATGATTGGATTCGAGTGGCAAGCTGATAAGTTCTTCTGGTTCTACTACTACGTGTTCATGTGCTTCGTCTACTTCACACTCTATGGAATGATGCTTGTAGCCCTCACTCCAAATTACCAGATAGCAGCAATCGTCATGTCTTTCTTCCTCAGCTTCTGGAACCTCTTCTCTGGTTTCCTCATTCCTAGGATG CAAATTCCAATATGGTGGAGGTGGTACTACTGGGGTTCACCAGTTGCATGGACAATATATGGTCTCATCACATCTCAATTGGGAGACAAAACAGAACTTGTTCATATTCCTAGTCATGATGGTACTCCTACCTATATTCAACTGAAGGATTACCTCAAACAATACTTGgattatgattatgactttCTTGGAGCTGTTGCTGCTGCTCATCTTGCTTGGGTGCTTCTCTTTTTCTCTGTGTTTGTCTATGCCATCAGAGTTCTCAACTTCCAAAAGAGATAA
- the LOC107002992 gene encoding uncharacterized protein LOC107002992, whose amino-acid sequence MRLVEPDVNAVRGYRAERLGVNGVDLDYDRCFIRDSGVMEIYSCRQRSLSSVREEGPRRVSWQRREVMDGDQDFCDRRDIREPQLRREVMDRNQCLSDRGDMREPQLSREVMGRDQHFSDRGAIRERQLSREVMDRDQHFSDRGVIREPRLRSGGLMVRDEEFNDRGDIREPQLRRSGLMMRDEEFSDRGDIREPLLRRSGLMVRDEEFNDRGDTREPQLRRSGLMVRDEEFGDRGDIREPTLRRSGLMVRDEEFNGRGNIREAQRRRSGLIVRDEEFSYRGDIVQPQLKLPPVYHQVHEKPQHYYQASLSRDEEESRRYELFDYENRYEAARRTGVDYDIEYDSARSVQGHNVNIERGGVHHYELDRHKQLGLEDGLSRGAHRLSFDSQSATKYVETARGPLSAHVQPQEIRLRDEISRYPHPFLLDKLSAIEMLEREERTRFHPKDVSCYMESALQSKDLALPSQYKECLATSSGTSRMNYAPMIQDDMHLLGDIHSRISTKLRQPLYLNEYEENHSYNTLEDYAAGYKGLTSYQSDKVSSPRGDNMNHVYPRGRPSDTSDYGHSYERTTLFEQAVLDKRHARAQILLEPLRENISGNEFPQRVIKSSSWDHHSLNKQPDSMSLFDGRSLARSTEGQFYLDFDDTNVDTQNVRESDIENSDVPCHEEIPLRRLDYHSSKDEHSNFYAERWRRSSRLEHEMEMLGDGVRPKKIESGVIGCDGHPIRSEKRKYILDEEMMGHSSGQIVFSERKNNISRTQDIDYRNEVWDDQDASCLPSPENFEDDKWFRKADRAYSRDLNGRVAATDGLLSYHGSINQGKRHLIRPYISGKKQKVYENPSSLRQYAVQCNQKHHLTKNVWIRDKDDKQTEASDHVVKELKDQVACAKPELPEDSIEFTQLVHNFSLSYTKKLNESVATQKRYKEQGRAGGLFCIVCANSQLKEFKDTRSLAVHCYMSQKVWLKAKHLGLHKAICVLMGWNSDAPPDGKLWLPVSVPAPNALAQKEDLILWPPVVIIHNCSGLVTGLDGQKVTTTEAVEKFLRGKGFSGGRMKVCMGKPGNGSILLVKFLGTIPGIQDAEKLHTYFMEEERGRKDFRVITSTKGKGIDKRNVKGGKAEEISLYGYMGIAEDLDKVDIDTKRRSLIKSKKEIHDFVDAPVKSVGKD is encoded by the exons ATGAGGCTGGTGGAGCCTGATGTTAATGCAGTGCGAGGTTATAGGGCTGAGAGATTAGGAGTGAATGGAGTTGATTTGGATTATGATCGTTGCTTTATACGTGATAGTGGGGTAATGGAAATTTATTCATGTAGGCAGAGGAGTTTGAGTTCTGTGAGAGAGGAAGGGCCTCGTCGTGTTAGTTGGCAGAGAAGGGAGGTGATGGATGGGGATCAAGATTTTTGTGATAGAAGGGATATAAGGGAACCCCAGTTAAGGAGGGAGGTGATGGATAGAAATCAATGTTTAAGTGATAGAGGTGATATGAGGGAACCCCAGTTGAGTAGGGAGGTGATGGGTAGAGATCAACATTTTAGTGATAGAGGTGCCATAAGGGAACGCCAGTTGAGCAGGGAGGTGATGGATAGAGATCAACATTTTAGTGATCGAGGTGTTATAAGGGAACCCCGGTTGAGGAGCGGTGGGTTAATGGTGAGAGATGAAGAATTTAATGATAGAGGTGACATAAGGGAGCCCCAGTTGAGGAGGAGTGGGTTAATGATGAGAGATGAAGAATTCAGTGACAGAGGTGATATAAGGGAACCCTTGTTGAGGAGGAGTGGGTTAATGGTGAGAGATGAAGAGTTTAATGATAGAGGTGATACAAGGGAACCCCAGTTGAGGAGGAGTGGGTTAATGGTGAGAGATGAAGAATTTGGTGACAGAGGTGATATAAGGGAACCCACGTTGAGGAGGAGTGGGTTAATGGTGAGAGATGAAGAGTTTAATGGTAGAGGTAATATAAGAGAAGCCCAGAGGAGGAGGAGTGGGTTAATAGTGAGAGATGAAGAGTTTAGTTATAGAGGTGATATAGTGCAGCCTCAGTTGAAATTGCCACCTGTTTATCACCAAGTGCATGAAAAGCCTCAACATTATTATCAGGCTTCTTTGAGTAGGGATGAGGAAGAGAGTAGAAGATATGAGTTATTTGATTATGAGAACAGATATGAAGCTGCACGCCGCACTGGTGTGGATTATGATATAGAATATGACAGTGCTAGAAGTGTTCAGGGCCATAATGTGAATATAGAGAGAGGTGGTGTGCATCATTATGAGTTGGACAGACATAAACAGTTGGGTTTGGAAGATGGGTTAAGTCGAGGAGCTCATAGGCTGTCCTTTGATTCTCAATCTGCCACAAAGTATGTCGAGACTGCAAGGGGTCCTTTATCAGCTCACGTGCAACCCCAAGAGATTAGGCTTAGGGATGAGATTTCTCGCTACCCTCATCCTTTCCTTCTAGATAAATTGTCGGCAATTGAAATGCTTGAAAGAGAGGAAAGAACTAGGTTTCATCCCAAAGATGTTTCATGCTACATGGAGTCAGCGTTGCAGTCTAAGGATCTTGCTCTCCCCTCTCAGTATAAGGAATGTTTGGCCACATCCTCTGGAACCTCTAGGATGAATTATGCCCCAATGATTCAAGATGATATGCATTTGCTTGGGGATATTCATTCAAGGATTTCCACAAAGCTTAGACAACCGTTATATCTCAATGAATATGAGGAAAATCACAGTTATAATACCCTGGAAGATTATGCAGCTGGCTATAAGGGATTGACAAGCTACCAGTCTGATAAAGTTAGTTCTCCTAGGGGTGACAATATGAATCATGTATATCCTAGAGGGAGACCAAGCGATACTAGTGATTATGGTCATTCATATGAAAGGACTACTTTGTTTGAACAGGCAGTACTTGACAAAAGGCATGCTCGGGCACAAATCCTTTTGGAACCCCTTAGGGAGAATATTAGTGGCAATGAGTTCCCTCAAAGAGTCATCAAAAGTAGTTCATGGGATCACCATTCTTTGAACAAACAACCAGATTCAATGAGCTTATTTGATGGCAGATCATTAGCGAGATCAACCGAAGGTCAGTTTTATTTGGAttttgatgatactaatgttgaTACACAAAATGTAAGAGAATCAGATATAGAAAATTCGGATGTTCCCTGTCATGAAGAGATTCCTCTAAGGCGACTGGATTACCATAGCAGCAAGGACGAACACTCTAATTTCTATGCTGAGAGGTGGAGGAGATCATCCCGTCTGGAACATGAAATGGAAATGCTTGGAGATGGGGTTCGACCAAAGAAGATTGAATCGGGTGTAATTGGATGCGATGGTCATCCAATAAGGTCAGAGAAGAGGAAGTACATTTTAGATGAAGAAATGATGGGGCACAGCTCTGGACAGATTGTGTTCAGTGAAAGGAAGAATAACATTAGCAGAACTCAAGATATAGATTATAGGAACGAGGTGTGGGATGATCAAGATGCTAGCTGCTTACCGTCTCCGGAGAACTTTGAGGATGATAAGTGGTTTCGAAAGGCAGATAGGGCATACAGCAGAGACCTTAACGGTAGAGTTGCTGCTACTGATGGTTTATTGTCATATCATGGTTCAATAAATCAGGGGAAAAGGCACCTTATTAGACCGTATATTTCTGGTAAAAAGCAAAAGGTGTATGAGAATCCCAGTTCACTTAGACAGTATGCAGTTCAATGTAACCAGAAACATCATCTTACAAAAAATGTTTGGATAAGAGACAAAGATGACAAACAAACAGAAGCATCTGACCATGTGGTTAAAGAATTAAAGGATCAGGTAGCTTGTGCAAAACCTGAGTTGCCTGAAGACTCAATTGAATTTACGCAATTGGTACATAATTTCTCCCTATCTTATACCAAAAAGTTGAATGAGAGTGTTGCAACTCAGAAAAGATACAAGGAGCAAGGAAGGGCTGGTGGATTATTCTGCATTGTTTGTGCCAATAG tcAATTGAAAGAATTCAAAGATACTCGATCCTTGGCAGTACATTGTTATATGTCGCAAAAGGTGTGGTTGAAAGCGAAACACTTGGGTCTTCACAAGGCAATATGTGTCCTAATGGGGTGGAACAGTGATGCACCCCCTGATGGCAAACTATGGTTACCGGTGTCTGTTCCTGCCCCTAATGCTTTAGCCCAGAAAGAAGATCTTATTCTCTGGCCACCAGTGGTTATTATACATAACTGCTCTGGATTGGTAACTGGCCTAGATGGGCAAAAAGTTACGACTACTGAAGCTGTTGAGAAGTTTCTAAGAG GTAAAGGTTTTAGTGGTGGTAGAATGAAGGTTTGTATGGGGAAGCCTGGTAATGGCAGTATATTACTGGTGAAGTTCTTGGGCACTATTCCTGGCATTCAGGATGCAGAAAAGCTTCATACCTACTTCATGGAAGAAGAGCGTGGAAGGAAAGACTTTAGAGTAATAACTTCAACCAAAGGAAAAGGCATCGACAAAAGAAATGTGAAGGGAGGTAAAGCTGAGGAAATTTCACTCTATGGTTACATGGGAATAGCTGAAGACTTGGATAAAGTTGATATCGACACCAAGAGGAGAAGTTTAATCAAGAGCAAAAAGGAGATTCATGATTTTGTAGATGCTCCTGTCAAATCCGTTGGGAAAGATTAA
- the LOC107004903 gene encoding protein GLUTELIN PRECURSOR ACCUMULATION 3: protein MHYWVRASPADFAGAIPQPRSGHTAVNIGKSKVVVFGGLIDKKFLSDITVYDIENKLWFQPECTGSGSDGQVGPSPRAFHVAVTIDCHMFIFGGRSGGRRLGDFWVLDTDIWQWSELTSFGDLPSARDFAAASAIGKSKIVMFGGWDGKKWLSDVYILDTMTLEWRELAVLGTVPPPRCGHTATMVEKRLLVYGGRGGGGPIMADLWALKGLIEEENESPGWTQLKIPGQAPTARCGHTVTSGGLHLLLFGGHGTGGWLSRYDVYYNDCVVLDRVSVQWKRLPTTNEPPVARAYHSMTSVGSRYLLFGGFDGKSTYGDLWWLVPEDDPIAKRVTASPPKAIHENQDASMTSMEKERQMQENAVSELQKRIGISVSISDSNVKKIVDELEDTELLELASKFIGEGALSNKEAVQALRDHWSKSSPKSIQLKELSPLLRDYKRSVTRIKEENFGAFLQSMNPGSLGKETYRFHHIKNVSQLRMDDIPHLLAEYRQLLLDLGSS from the exons ATGCATTACTGGGTTCGAGCATCTCCGGCAGATTTCGCCGGAGCAATTCCACAACCTCGAAG TGGACACACTGCTGTTAACATTGGGAAATCGAAAGTTGTGGTGTTCGGAGGATTAATTGATAAGAAGTTCCTTAGTGACATCACTGTGTATGATATTG AAAACAAATTGTGGTTTCAGCCAGAGTGCACGGGCAGTGGTTCTGATGGCCAAGTTGGTCCTAGCCCACGAGCATTCCATGTTGCTGTCACAATTGACTGTCATATGTTCATCTTTGGTGGAAGATCTGGCGGTAGAAG GTTGGGTGATTTTTGGGTCCTGGATACTG ATATATGGCAATGGTCAGAGCTGACAAGTTTTGGTGACTTACCTTCTGCAAGGGATTTTGCAGCTGCTTCAGCCATTGGAAAGAGTAAAATTGTAAT GTTTGGTGGCTGGGATGGTAAAAAGTGGTTGTCGGACGTCTATATCTTGGACACAA TGACTCTTGAATGGAGGGAGCTAGCTGTTTTGGGAACTGTACCTCCGCCTAGATGTGGCCATACTGCTACTATGGTTGAGAAAAGATTGCTTGTCTATGGTGGTAGAG GAGGAGGAGGGCCAATCATGGCCGACTTATGGGCTTTGAAGGGCCTTATTGAAGAAG AGAATGAAAGCCCTGGCTGGACCCAACTGAAGATTCCAGGTCAAGCTCCTACAGCGCGTTGTGGACATACAGTTACATCTGGAGGCCTCCAT CTCCTGTTATTTGGAGGTCATGGAACTGGTGGTTGGTTGAGTCGATATGATGTTTACTACAATGATTGTGTTGTTTTAGACAGGG TGTCTGTACAGTGGAAACGCCTACCAACTACTAATGAACCGCCAGTTGCACGAGCATACCACTCAATGACCTCAGTTGGGTCACGATATTTGCTGTTTGGAGGGTTCGATGGAAAATCAACTTATGGTGATCTGTGGTGGTTAGTTCCAGAAG ATGATCCAATTGCTAAGCGCGTAACGGCTTCTCCTCCCAAGGCAATCCATGAAAACCAGGATGCTTCAATGACAAGTATGGAGAAG GAGAGGCAAATGCAAGAAAATGCCGTATCAGAGTTGCAGAAAAGGATAGGAATTTCAGTATCCATCTCCGATTCCAATGTGAAGAAAATTGTAGATGAGTTGGAAGATACAGAATTATTAGAATTGGCATCTAAATTCATTGGAGAGGGAGCTCTCAGTAATAAGGAG GCTGTACAAGCACTTCGCGACCACTGGTCAAAGTCCTCACCGAAGTCTATTCAATTAAAAGAGCTTAGCCCATTACTCCGTGACTACAAGCGCAGTGTTACCCGCATTAAAGA GGAAAATTTTGGAGCATTCTTGCAATCAATGAATCCTGGATCTCTGGGGAAAGAGACTTATAGATTCCATCATATTAAGAATGTTAGTCAG TTGCGTATGGATGATATCCCACATCTGCTGGCTGAGTACAGACAGCTCCTCCTGGATTTAGGATCAAGCTAA